The genomic interval CTTACACGCGTCATCATGTCAATATTACCATGTGCAAAGCGAAAGCGAATGGTAACTATATCAACTCGATGCTGGCACTTCGAGAAGCCTTGGATGCCGGCTGTGATGAGGCGCTGCTGCTAGATAATGAAGGTTATGTGGCTGAGGGCAGCGGCGAGAATGTATTTATTGTTAGAAACGGTGTGATCTACACGCCTGAGCTCACATCCTGCCTTGATGGCATTACTCGCAACACTATTTTCAGCCTAGCCGAGCAGCTGGGTTATCAGGTGCTTGAAAAGCGCATTACCCGCGATGAAGTATATGTTGCCGATGAAGCGTTCTTTACCGGCACTGCTGCAGAGGTACTGCCGATCCGCGAAGTAGATGCTCGAATTATTGGTGAGGGTAAACGTGGCCCGGTCACAACGGCCTTACAGTCGCTATATTTCGATCAAGTAAAAGGCCGCGGTGCATTTAATGCCGACTGGTTAGCGCCGGTTGGCCATTAATCTCAAGCGCTAGCAATGCTGGCGCATTTTTAATTTTTTCTGCTTTTACTGATTTAGCCTAGACTGCCTCAGCGTTAATTGTCTTAGCTTTAACTATCTTAGCCTTAACTGTTTGCTGGTTACTTATTTACGGTGTTAGTTATCAGTTAAAGCGCGATTCAGCCCTTGCTTTTCTTTTTCTTTTTGATTTTTTTGGGATAAACCCTAGCTTGCTCTGGGTCTTGACGCGTTCTAAATCGTTCATGCATCCAGTTGTACTGATCAGGGAAGTCACGAATCAAGTTTTCAAAAGCTTGGTTCATTGCACAGGCATCTGCATATTCATCGTCGCCTAATTCCGTTTCAAACGGATCTATCACTTTGCCGATGTAGCGGTGTGGGCCATCTGCATATCGGAAATGTGAAAACACCAGTACTTTTGCGCCAGTCAGCCTTTGTAACTTAGTTAAGGTGGTTAATGTGGCGGCCGGACGATTAAAGAAGGGTGCAAAAACCGCGCCTTCGCGTCCGAAATCTTGATCAGGGGCATACCAAATCACATGCCCATTGCGTAAATTGCGCACCATTTGGCGCATCGCATTTTTTTCAATGAGCGCAGCAAAATGGCGCTGTCGATAGTGCTGCATTAACCATTGAATTAAGCTGCCACGCTGCGCTTTGTAGGTTATGTCTACCTTATTGCGCAAGCCCATGGTTGCGGCTGCCATTTCAATAGTGGTGTAATGCATGCCTAATAAAATGACACCACGGCCTTGAGACTGGTATTGCGTTAATAATTCCAGCCCCTCCAATTGCGTTAATGTAGCCAGACGTTTATCGGATGCCCACCAACAAAGCGCCATTTCAAAAAACGCTTTCGCCATATTAATCATGGTATTTTTAACAAGCTGCTGTTGCTGTTCAGCGGATAATTCAGGAAAACAGAGGGCAATATTGATTTCGGCAATGTTACGCCGTCGCTTTAAGCAATGAAAATTGATATGCCCAATGACAGTGGCCAGACCCATAATTACGCGGTAGGGAAGCAGGCAGAGGCATTTAAACAGTAAGATTACCAGCCATACCGGCCAATATTTTGGCTTGAAAAACTGTTTAGGCATAGTTTTACGCTTGATCGCGAGCCTGAATTTTTAGGCGAA from Pseudomonadales bacterium carries:
- a CDS encoding branched-chain amino acid transaminase, which gives rise to MSMADREGVIWFDGELVDWKDARVHVLTHTLHYGMGVFEGVRAYATENHGTAIFRLNEHTDRLFRSAHIMQMHMPYDKQTLNEAQKLVVRENKLTEAYLRPMCFLGSEGMGLRADGLNTHVIVAAWDWPAYMSEEAKELGIKVRTSSYTRHHVNITMCKAKANGNYINSMLALREALDAGCDEALLLDNEGYVAEGSGENVFIVRNGVIYTPELTSCLDGITRNTIFSLAEQLGYQVLEKRITRDEVYVADEAFFTGTAAEVLPIREVDARIIGEGKRGPVTTALQSLYFDQVKGRGAFNADWLAPVGH
- a CDS encoding lipid A biosynthesis lauroyl acyltransferase (Acylates the intermediate (KDO)2-lipid IVA to form (KDO)2-(lauroyl)-lipid IVA) produces the protein MPKQFFKPKYWPVWLVILLFKCLCLLPYRVIMGLATVIGHINFHCLKRRRNIAEINIALCFPELSAEQQQQLVKNTMINMAKAFFEMALCWWASDKRLATLTQLEGLELLTQYQSQGRGVILLGMHYTTIEMAAATMGLRNKVDITYKAQRGSLIQWLMQHYRQRHFAALIEKNAMRQMVRNLRNGHVIWYAPDQDFGREGAVFAPFFNRPAATLTTLTKLQRLTGAKVLVFSHFRYADGPHRYIGKVIDPFETELGDDEYADACAMNQAFENLIRDFPDQYNWMHERFRTRQDPEQARVYPKKIKKKKKSKG